In a single window of the Nicotiana tomentosiformis chromosome 8, ASM39032v3, whole genome shotgun sequence genome:
- the LOC104118750 gene encoding protein SAWADEE HOMEODOMAIN HOMOLOG 2 isoform X2, producing MGRPPSNGGPTFRFNATEVAEMEAILQAHNATMPAREVLVALAEKFSSSAERSGKIMVQMKQVWNWFQNRRYAIRAKTAKVPGKFSTPSVPQSDPAMVRAPAKLSTSPVPQSDPAAVRIMPQAPQPIPSPQVKSMPQAPQPLPAPSVAVQNVGRSASDNIQMEFEAKSARDGAWYDVASFLSHRSVETADPEVLVRFAGFGAEEDEWVNVRKHVRQRSLPCESSECVAVLPGDLILCFQEGKEQALYFDAHVLDAQRRRHDVRGCRCRFLVRYDHDQSEEIVPLRKVCRRPETDYRLQQLNAESLKQQKIGNDITRGNTTKVYPPAETTQKAQTESRIKPAEPTQKQPAPEDTTKPVPNFAPMQLQKSSTDSLTGNTLAETTPQCMEEMTEKPVAGTTEVPDEAPEKSPVEAPAETAGKSPAETTLEPPAASTSKPDEAPEEPPTETTLKPPAASTTKPDEAAEQPPAEATLKPPAPSTSNPDEAPEEPPAETTLEPPADSTSKPAEEPEEPPAETSLKPPADSISKPAEAPAEQPKEEEHVYAGATAASMDHDNASV from the exons ATGGGAAGACCGCCGAGTAACGGAGGTCCTACTTTCCGTTTCAACGCCACTGAG GTCGCTGAGATGGAAGCTATATTGCAAGCACATAATGCTACAATGCCAGCTCGTGAAGTTCTCGTAGCTCTTGCTGAGAAGTTTAG TTCTTCAGCGGAGAGATCTGGAAAAATTATGGTTCAAATGAAACAA GTTTGGAACTGGTTCCAGAATAGACGATATGCTATTAGAGCAAAAACAGCTAAGGTTCCTGGTAAATTTAGTACCCCGTCAGTGCCTCAAAGTGATCCAGCTATGGTAAGAGCTCCTGCAAAATTGAGTACATCACCTGTGCCTCAGAGTGATCCAGCTGCAGTAAGGATTATGCCCCAAGCCCCTCAACCGATACCTTCTCCTCAag TGAAATCAATGCCCCAAGCGCCTCAACCTCTACCTGCTCCATCAG TGGCAGTACAAAATGTGGGCAGGAGTGCTTCAGATAACATTCAAATGGAGTTTGAAGCTAAATCTGCAAGAGATGGTGCATG GTATGATGTAGCAAGCTTCCTATCACATAGATCCGTGGAGACTGCTGATCCG GAAGTCCTTGTTCGATTCGCGGGGTTTGGAGCAGAGGAGGATGAGTGGGTAAATGTACGTAAGCACGTAAGACAGCGATCCCTTCCATGTGAATCGTCAGAATGTGTTGCAGTTCTCCCTGGCGATCTGATTCTTTGCTTCCAG GAAGGCAAAGAGCAGGCTCTCTACTTTGATGCGCATGTCCTTGATGCTCAAAGACGCAGACATGATGTGAGAGGTTGCCGTTGTCGGTTTCTGGTTCGTTATGATCATGATCAGTCTGAG GAAATTGTTCCTCTGAGAAAGGTTTGTCGTCGGCCTGAAACTGACTATAGGTTGCAGCAACTAAATGCTGAATCTCTGAAGCAGCAAAAAATAGGTAACGACATCACAAGGGGCAACACTACAAAGGTTTATCCTCCAGCTGAAACAACACAGAAAGCTCAAACTGAATCAAGGATAAAACCAGCAGAACCAACACAAAAGCAGCCTGCACCGGAGGACACCACCAAGCCAGTACCCAATTTTGCTCCTATGCAGCTGCAGAAATCTAGTACTGATTCTCTAACAGGAAATACTTTGGCGGAAACAACACCCCAGTGTATGGAAGAAATGACAGAGAAGCCTGTAGCTGGAACAACTGAGGTGCCAGATGAAGCACCAGAGAAGTCTCCTGTTGAAGCACCAGCTGAAACAGCAGGAAAGTCTCCTGCTGAAACAACTCTTGAGCCTCCGGCTGCTTCAACGTCGAAGCCAGATGAAGCACCAGAGGAGCCTCCTACTGAAACAACTCTTAAGCCTCCGGCTGCTTCAACAACGAAGCCAGATGAAGCAGCAGAGCAGCCTCCTGCTGAAGCAACTCTTAAGCCTCCGGCTCCTTCAACATCAAATCCAGATGAAGCACCAGAAGAGCCTCCTGCTGAAACAACTCTTGAGCCTCCAGCTGATTCAACGTCGAAGCCAGCTGAAGAACCAGAGGAGCCTCCTGCTGAAACTAGTCTTAAACCTCCGGCTGATTCTATATCAAAGCCAGCCGAAGCACCAGCGGAGCAGCCTAAGGAAGAGGAACATGTCTATGCTGGAGCAACTGCAGCTTCCATGGATCATGATAATGCATCTGTATAA
- the LOC104118750 gene encoding protein SAWADEE HOMEODOMAIN HOMOLOG 2 isoform X3 → MGRPPSNGGPTFRFNATEVAEMEAILQAHNATMPAREVLVALAEKFSSSAERSGKIMVQMKQVWNWFQNRRYAIRAKTAKVPGKFSTPSVPQSDPAMVRAPAKLSTSPVPQSDPAAVRIMPQAPQPIPSPQVAVQNVGRSASDNIQMEFEAKSARDGAWYDVASFLSHRSVETADPEVLVRFAGFGAEEDEWVNVRKHVRQRSLPCESSECVAVLPGDLILCFQEGKEQALYFDAHVLDAQRRRHDVRGCRCRFLVRYDHDQSEEIVPLRKVCRRPETDYRLQQLNAESLKQQKIGNDITRGNTTKVYPPAETTQKAQTESRIKPAEPTQKQPAPEDTTKPVPNFAPMQLQKSSTDSLTGNTLAETTPQCMEEMTEKPVAGTTEVPDEAPEKSPVEAPAETAGKSPAETTLEPPAASTSKPDEAPEEPPTETTLKPPAASTTKPDEAAEQPPAEATLKPPAPSTSNPDEAPEEPPAETTLEPPADSTSKPAEEPEEPPAETSLKPPADSISKPAEAPAEQPKEEEHVYAGATAASMDHDNASV, encoded by the exons ATGGGAAGACCGCCGAGTAACGGAGGTCCTACTTTCCGTTTCAACGCCACTGAG GTCGCTGAGATGGAAGCTATATTGCAAGCACATAATGCTACAATGCCAGCTCGTGAAGTTCTCGTAGCTCTTGCTGAGAAGTTTAG TTCTTCAGCGGAGAGATCTGGAAAAATTATGGTTCAAATGAAACAA GTTTGGAACTGGTTCCAGAATAGACGATATGCTATTAGAGCAAAAACAGCTAAGGTTCCTGGTAAATTTAGTACCCCGTCAGTGCCTCAAAGTGATCCAGCTATGGTAAGAGCTCCTGCAAAATTGAGTACATCACCTGTGCCTCAGAGTGATCCAGCTGCAGTAAGGATTATGCCCCAAGCCCCTCAACCGATACCTTCTCCTCAag TGGCAGTACAAAATGTGGGCAGGAGTGCTTCAGATAACATTCAAATGGAGTTTGAAGCTAAATCTGCAAGAGATGGTGCATG GTATGATGTAGCAAGCTTCCTATCACATAGATCCGTGGAGACTGCTGATCCG GAAGTCCTTGTTCGATTCGCGGGGTTTGGAGCAGAGGAGGATGAGTGGGTAAATGTACGTAAGCACGTAAGACAGCGATCCCTTCCATGTGAATCGTCAGAATGTGTTGCAGTTCTCCCTGGCGATCTGATTCTTTGCTTCCAG GAAGGCAAAGAGCAGGCTCTCTACTTTGATGCGCATGTCCTTGATGCTCAAAGACGCAGACATGATGTGAGAGGTTGCCGTTGTCGGTTTCTGGTTCGTTATGATCATGATCAGTCTGAG GAAATTGTTCCTCTGAGAAAGGTTTGTCGTCGGCCTGAAACTGACTATAGGTTGCAGCAACTAAATGCTGAATCTCTGAAGCAGCAAAAAATAGGTAACGACATCACAAGGGGCAACACTACAAAGGTTTATCCTCCAGCTGAAACAACACAGAAAGCTCAAACTGAATCAAGGATAAAACCAGCAGAACCAACACAAAAGCAGCCTGCACCGGAGGACACCACCAAGCCAGTACCCAATTTTGCTCCTATGCAGCTGCAGAAATCTAGTACTGATTCTCTAACAGGAAATACTTTGGCGGAAACAACACCCCAGTGTATGGAAGAAATGACAGAGAAGCCTGTAGCTGGAACAACTGAGGTGCCAGATGAAGCACCAGAGAAGTCTCCTGTTGAAGCACCAGCTGAAACAGCAGGAAAGTCTCCTGCTGAAACAACTCTTGAGCCTCCGGCTGCTTCAACGTCGAAGCCAGATGAAGCACCAGAGGAGCCTCCTACTGAAACAACTCTTAAGCCTCCGGCTGCTTCAACAACGAAGCCAGATGAAGCAGCAGAGCAGCCTCCTGCTGAAGCAACTCTTAAGCCTCCGGCTCCTTCAACATCAAATCCAGATGAAGCACCAGAAGAGCCTCCTGCTGAAACAACTCTTGAGCCTCCAGCTGATTCAACGTCGAAGCCAGCTGAAGAACCAGAGGAGCCTCCTGCTGAAACTAGTCTTAAACCTCCGGCTGATTCTATATCAAAGCCAGCCGAAGCACCAGCGGAGCAGCCTAAGGAAGAGGAACATGTCTATGCTGGAGCAACTGCAGCTTCCATGGATCATGATAATGCATCTGTATAA
- the LOC104118750 gene encoding protein SAWADEE HOMEODOMAIN HOMOLOG 2 isoform X1: MGRPPSNGGPTFRFNATEVAEMEAILQAHNATMPAREVLVALAEKFSSSAERSGKIMVQMKQVWNWFQNRRYAIRAKTAKVPGKFSTPSVPQSDPAMVRAPAKLSTSPVPQSDPAAVRIMPQAPQPIPSPQVTVKSMPQAPQPLPAPSVAVQNVGRSASDNIQMEFEAKSARDGAWYDVASFLSHRSVETADPEVLVRFAGFGAEEDEWVNVRKHVRQRSLPCESSECVAVLPGDLILCFQEGKEQALYFDAHVLDAQRRRHDVRGCRCRFLVRYDHDQSEEIVPLRKVCRRPETDYRLQQLNAESLKQQKIGNDITRGNTTKVYPPAETTQKAQTESRIKPAEPTQKQPAPEDTTKPVPNFAPMQLQKSSTDSLTGNTLAETTPQCMEEMTEKPVAGTTEVPDEAPEKSPVEAPAETAGKSPAETTLEPPAASTSKPDEAPEEPPTETTLKPPAASTTKPDEAAEQPPAEATLKPPAPSTSNPDEAPEEPPAETTLEPPADSTSKPAEEPEEPPAETSLKPPADSISKPAEAPAEQPKEEEHVYAGATAASMDHDNASV, encoded by the exons ATGGGAAGACCGCCGAGTAACGGAGGTCCTACTTTCCGTTTCAACGCCACTGAG GTCGCTGAGATGGAAGCTATATTGCAAGCACATAATGCTACAATGCCAGCTCGTGAAGTTCTCGTAGCTCTTGCTGAGAAGTTTAG TTCTTCAGCGGAGAGATCTGGAAAAATTATGGTTCAAATGAAACAA GTTTGGAACTGGTTCCAGAATAGACGATATGCTATTAGAGCAAAAACAGCTAAGGTTCCTGGTAAATTTAGTACCCCGTCAGTGCCTCAAAGTGATCCAGCTATGGTAAGAGCTCCTGCAAAATTGAGTACATCACCTGTGCCTCAGAGTGATCCAGCTGCAGTAAGGATTATGCCCCAAGCCCCTCAACCGATACCTTCTCCTCAag TTACAGTGAAATCAATGCCCCAAGCGCCTCAACCTCTACCTGCTCCATCAG TGGCAGTACAAAATGTGGGCAGGAGTGCTTCAGATAACATTCAAATGGAGTTTGAAGCTAAATCTGCAAGAGATGGTGCATG GTATGATGTAGCAAGCTTCCTATCACATAGATCCGTGGAGACTGCTGATCCG GAAGTCCTTGTTCGATTCGCGGGGTTTGGAGCAGAGGAGGATGAGTGGGTAAATGTACGTAAGCACGTAAGACAGCGATCCCTTCCATGTGAATCGTCAGAATGTGTTGCAGTTCTCCCTGGCGATCTGATTCTTTGCTTCCAG GAAGGCAAAGAGCAGGCTCTCTACTTTGATGCGCATGTCCTTGATGCTCAAAGACGCAGACATGATGTGAGAGGTTGCCGTTGTCGGTTTCTGGTTCGTTATGATCATGATCAGTCTGAG GAAATTGTTCCTCTGAGAAAGGTTTGTCGTCGGCCTGAAACTGACTATAGGTTGCAGCAACTAAATGCTGAATCTCTGAAGCAGCAAAAAATAGGTAACGACATCACAAGGGGCAACACTACAAAGGTTTATCCTCCAGCTGAAACAACACAGAAAGCTCAAACTGAATCAAGGATAAAACCAGCAGAACCAACACAAAAGCAGCCTGCACCGGAGGACACCACCAAGCCAGTACCCAATTTTGCTCCTATGCAGCTGCAGAAATCTAGTACTGATTCTCTAACAGGAAATACTTTGGCGGAAACAACACCCCAGTGTATGGAAGAAATGACAGAGAAGCCTGTAGCTGGAACAACTGAGGTGCCAGATGAAGCACCAGAGAAGTCTCCTGTTGAAGCACCAGCTGAAACAGCAGGAAAGTCTCCTGCTGAAACAACTCTTGAGCCTCCGGCTGCTTCAACGTCGAAGCCAGATGAAGCACCAGAGGAGCCTCCTACTGAAACAACTCTTAAGCCTCCGGCTGCTTCAACAACGAAGCCAGATGAAGCAGCAGAGCAGCCTCCTGCTGAAGCAACTCTTAAGCCTCCGGCTCCTTCAACATCAAATCCAGATGAAGCACCAGAAGAGCCTCCTGCTGAAACAACTCTTGAGCCTCCAGCTGATTCAACGTCGAAGCCAGCTGAAGAACCAGAGGAGCCTCCTGCTGAAACTAGTCTTAAACCTCCGGCTGATTCTATATCAAAGCCAGCCGAAGCACCAGCGGAGCAGCCTAAGGAAGAGGAACATGTCTATGCTGGAGCAACTGCAGCTTCCATGGATCATGATAATGCATCTGTATAA
- the LOC104118751 gene encoding uncharacterized protein isoform X1, with the protein MLQTQSFISSNYFFPLSFPPNPITSFHNFPHKPITTRRSVSATKSHAPPSQSWLAEAPDETVTVTTDAPPEEGPIELPSSITDIFATSDDPSPLQTATSLLLTGAISVFLFRSLRRRAKRAKELKLRSTEAKKTLKEEAMESLKAMTPTPVDAKAPPSPVQALLGGLTAGVIALLLYKFTTTIEASLNRQALSDSFSVRQITITIRTIINGICYLATFVFGINSVGLFLYSGQLALNSIMGDSTSEETNNKGEAQLSSKDPTSARPVDSTEANRDDVNKTSEDTK; encoded by the exons ATGTTGCAGACACAATCCTTCATCTCATCCAACTACTTCTTCCCTCTCTCTTTCCCTCCTAACCCCATCACTTCATTTCACAATTTTCCCCACAAACCCATTACCACGCGCCGTTCAGTCTCAGCCACTAAATCCCACGCGCCGCCGTCACAGTCATGGCTGGCTGAGGCCCCAGATGAAACAGTTACCGTTACAACCGACGCGCCACCGGAGGAGGGACCCATTGAGCTTCCATCTTCAATAACGGATATATTTGCTACTTCTGATGACCCTTCTCCTCTTCAAACTGCCACTAGTCTTCTCCTCACCGGTGCTATTTCCGTTTTCCTCTTTCGCTCCCTCCGCCGCCGCGCTAAACGTGCTAAAGAACTG AAACTTAGGTCAACAGAGGCGAAGAAAACGTTGAAGGAGGAGGCAATGGAGAGTTTGAAAGCTATGACGCCAACACCAGTTGATGCCAAAGCTCCACCTTCACCTGTTCAAGCACTGTTGGGAGGTTTAACAGCGGGTGTTATTGCTCTTCTCCTTTACAAGTTCACTACCACCATTGAAGCTTCTCTCAATCGCCAGGCGCTTTCAGATAGTTTCTCG GTTCGCCAGATAACAATAACGATTAG AACTATTATAAATGGAATATGCTACCTCGCAACATTTGTCTTTGGCATCAACTCTGTCGGTTTGTTCCTTTATTCGGGTCAGCTTGCCTTGAACTCTATCATGGGAGATTCTACTAGTGAAGAAACTAATAATAAAGGTGAAGCACAGTTGAGTTCGAAGGATCCAACATCAGCACGTCCTGTAGATAGCACTGAAGCGAACAGAGACGACGTCAATAAAACATCTGAGGATACAAAATAG
- the LOC104118751 gene encoding uncharacterized protein isoform X2 → MLQTQSFISSNYFFPLSFPPNPITSFHNFPHKPITTRRSVSATKSHAPPSQSWLAEAPDETVTVTTDAPPEEGPIELPSSITDIFATSDDPSPLQTATSLLLTGAISVFLFRSLRRRAKRAKELKLRSTEAKKTLKEEAMESLKAMTPTPVDAKAPPSPVQALLGGLTAGVIALLLYKFTTTIEASLNRQALSDSFSVCLSFAVCRTIINGICYLATFVFGINSVGLFLYSGQLALNSIMGDSTSEETNNKGEAQLSSKDPTSARPVDSTEANRDDVNKTSEDTK, encoded by the exons ATGTTGCAGACACAATCCTTCATCTCATCCAACTACTTCTTCCCTCTCTCTTTCCCTCCTAACCCCATCACTTCATTTCACAATTTTCCCCACAAACCCATTACCACGCGCCGTTCAGTCTCAGCCACTAAATCCCACGCGCCGCCGTCACAGTCATGGCTGGCTGAGGCCCCAGATGAAACAGTTACCGTTACAACCGACGCGCCACCGGAGGAGGGACCCATTGAGCTTCCATCTTCAATAACGGATATATTTGCTACTTCTGATGACCCTTCTCCTCTTCAAACTGCCACTAGTCTTCTCCTCACCGGTGCTATTTCCGTTTTCCTCTTTCGCTCCCTCCGCCGCCGCGCTAAACGTGCTAAAGAACTG AAACTTAGGTCAACAGAGGCGAAGAAAACGTTGAAGGAGGAGGCAATGGAGAGTTTGAAAGCTATGACGCCAACACCAGTTGATGCCAAAGCTCCACCTTCACCTGTTCAAGCACTGTTGGGAGGTTTAACAGCGGGTGTTATTGCTCTTCTCCTTTACAAGTTCACTACCACCATTGAAGCTTCTCTCAATCGCCAGGCGCTTTCAGATAGTTTCTCGGTTTGCCTCTCATTTGC TGTTTGCAGAACTATTATAAATGGAATATGCTACCTCGCAACATTTGTCTTTGGCATCAACTCTGTCGGTTTGTTCCTTTATTCGGGTCAGCTTGCCTTGAACTCTATCATGGGAGATTCTACTAGTGAAGAAACTAATAATAAAGGTGAAGCACAGTTGAGTTCGAAGGATCCAACATCAGCACGTCCTGTAGATAGCACTGAAGCGAACAGAGACGACGTCAATAAAACATCTGAGGATACAAAATAG